In one window of Echeneis naucrates chromosome 17, fEcheNa1.1, whole genome shotgun sequence DNA:
- the LOC115058014 gene encoding protein ABHD8-like isoform X2, whose translation MLTSITEGILCCLTGKAADLVLPLGSSEPSDGFEFVEVKPGRVLRVRHIVPERQPLVKESQASDKGKPNGDCDDDSSLEDNESSTGSSVHCKRKITVYRNGQLVIENLGDVLHSEILQCQDGDLEPCSTVEVELADYKDMASSPDPNPVPPPVPPPPGEHKPAPPPRRRRRKPKRTVFIDSTRVISSCKGTHSDVALFFVHGVGGSLDIWSSQLEFFSRLGYEVIAPDLAGHGASTAPQIAAAYTFYALAEDLRAIFKRYARKRNILVGHSYGVSFCTFLAHEYPDLVHKVVMINGGGPTALEPSLCSIFQLPSCVLHCLSPCLAWSFLKAGFARQGAKEKQLLKQGNAFNVSPFVLRAMMSGQYWPEGDEVYHAELTVPILLVHGMCDKFVPMDEDQRMAEILLFAFLKVIEEGSHMVMMECPDTVNTLLHEFFLWEPDMSRKDSCKTDTEMTAAVSDTLHTVKINNHLEK comes from the exons ATGCTGACCAGCATCACTGAGGGGATATTGTGCTGCCTGACTGGGAAGGCTGCTGACCTGGTATTGCCCCTGGGGTCATCAGAACCCTCTGATGGATTTGAGTTTGTTGAGGTGAAACCTGGGAGAGTCCTTCGTGTACGGCACATAGTCCCTGAGCGCCAGCCTTTGGTGAAGGAAAGTCAAGCTTCAGATAAAGGGAAGCCAAATGGTGACTGTGATGATGACAGCTCTCTGGAGGATAATGAGAGCAGCACCGGGAGCAGTGTCCATTGCAAGAGGAAGATCACAGTCTATCGCAACGGCCAGCTGGTGATCGAGAATCTTGGTGATGTTTTGCACTCTGAGATCCTGCAGTGTCAGGATGGGGATCTGGAGCCCTGTAGTACTGTGGAAGTAGAGCTGGCCGACTACAAAGACATGGCTTCTTCTCCAGATCCCAATCCTGttcctcctccagttcctcctcctcctggagaACATAAACCTGCTCCACCTCCTCGCCGCCGCCGTCGCAAGCCTAAGCGCACAGTATTTATTGACTCAACAAGGGTGATCTCGAGTTGCAAAGGTACACACTCAGATGTAGCGCTGTTCTTCGTGCATGGAGTGGGAGGCTCTCTGGACATTTGGAGCAGCCAACTGGAATTCTTCTCTCGGTTGGGCTACGAGGTCATTGCACCGGATCTGGCGGGGCATGGAGCCAGTACTGCCCCACAGATTGCAGCAGCTTATACTTTTTACGCCCTGGCAGAGGACCTACGAGCTATTTTTAAGAGATACGCTCGTAAACGCAACATTCTTGTTGGCCATTCATATGG AGTGTCATTTTGCACCTTCCTGGCCCATGAATATCCTGATTTGGTCCATAAAGTGGTAATGATCAACGGAGGTGGTCCCACAGCTCTGGAGCCCAGTCTCTGCTCTATTTTCCAGCTGCCATCCTGTGTCCTTCACTGTCTGTCACCCTGTCTGGCCTGGAGTTTTCTTAA AGCCGGATTTGCACGCCAGGGTgccaaagaaaagcagctgttAAAGCAGGGCAATGCCTTCAATGTGTCTCCTTTTGTCCTGCGAGCCATGATGAGTGGCCAGTACTGGCCTGAGGGTGATGAGGTCTATCATGCTGAGCTCACTGTGCCCATTCTTCTTGTTCATGGCATGTGCGACAAGTTTGTACCCATGGATGAGGACCAACGCATGGCAGAG ATActgctgtttgcatttttaaaagtcattgAGGAAGGAAGTCACATGGTCATGATGGAGTGTCCTGACACGGTCAACACCCTCCTACATGAGTTCTTCCTATGGGAGCCTgacatgtccagaaaagacagctGCAAGACAGATACAGAGatgacagctgctgtcagtgacaCTCTCCACACAGTGAAAATCAATAATCATTTGGAGAAATAA
- the mrpl34 gene encoding large ribosomal subunit protein bL34m isoform X1, with amino-acid sequence MNSILSSFSRLRGIYSLSSSIPAGIVAATGPSPVRLFSNWIAPRAVARPQMSGCGPLSSHAEGSAVFPQLPWRYQQVRTRKRGTEYQPKNIKRKRTHGWIKRMSSRGGIEVVLRRMLKGRKSLSH; translated from the exons ATGAACAGCATACTGTCGTCTTTTTCCAGACTGCGGGGAATCTACAGTTTGAGCAG CAGCATCCCTGCAGGCATTGTTGCAGCAACAGGTCCCTCTCCAGTCAGGTTGTTTAGTAACTGGATTGCACCTAGAGCGGTTGCAAGACCTCAGATGTCCGGATGTGGGCCGCTTTCTTCACATGCTGAGGGTTCAGCAGTGTTCCCCCAGCTTCCCTGGCGTTACCAGCAGGTACGGACACGGAAAAGAGGCACAGAGTATCAGCCCAAGAACATCAAACGCAAGAGGACTCACGGCTGGATCAAGAGGATGAGCTCACGAGGAGGCATAGAAGTGGTTCTAAGACGCATGTTGAAGGGACGGAAATCACTCTCGCACTGA
- the mrpl34 gene encoding large ribosomal subunit protein bL34m isoform X2 translates to MNSILSSFSRLRGIYSLSSIPAGIVAATGPSPVRLFSNWIAPRAVARPQMSGCGPLSSHAEGSAVFPQLPWRYQQVRTRKRGTEYQPKNIKRKRTHGWIKRMSSRGGIEVVLRRMLKGRKSLSH, encoded by the exons ATGAACAGCATACTGTCGTCTTTTTCCAGACTGCGGGGAATCTACAGTTTGAGCAG CATCCCTGCAGGCATTGTTGCAGCAACAGGTCCCTCTCCAGTCAGGTTGTTTAGTAACTGGATTGCACCTAGAGCGGTTGCAAGACCTCAGATGTCCGGATGTGGGCCGCTTTCTTCACATGCTGAGGGTTCAGCAGTGTTCCCCCAGCTTCCCTGGCGTTACCAGCAGGTACGGACACGGAAAAGAGGCACAGAGTATCAGCCCAAGAACATCAAACGCAAGAGGACTCACGGCTGGATCAAGAGGATGAGCTCACGAGGAGGCATAGAAGTGGTTCTAAGACGCATGTTGAAGGGACGGAAATCACTCTCGCACTGA
- the LOC115057890 gene encoding DET1- and DDB1-associated protein 1-like isoform X1 — translation MEKGDFLKGLPVYNKNNFSRFHADSVCKASNRRPSVYLPTREYPSEQIIVTEKTNILLRYLHQQWDKKNAAKKREQEHAEGENTAPPRKIARTDSRELNEDS, via the exons ATGGAGAAG GGAGATTTCCTGAAGGGGCTGCCAGtctacaacaaaaacaacttcagcAGATTCCATGCAGACTCTGTATGTAAAGCATCA AACCGCCGACCATCTGTCTATCTTCCAACCCGAGAATATCCATCAGAGCAGA tCATAGTCACGGAGAAGACAAACATCTTGTTGCGATATCTTCATCAACAGTGGGACAAAAAG AATGCAGCAAAAAAGCGGGAGCAGGAGCATGCAGAGGGGGAGAACACAGCACCTCCAAGGAAAATTGCcagaacagacagcagagagctgAATGAGGATTCATAG
- the LOC115058014 gene encoding protein ABHD8-like isoform X1, with the protein MPFLQGSTMLTSITEGILCCLTGKAADLVLPLGSSEPSDGFEFVEVKPGRVLRVRHIVPERQPLVKESQASDKGKPNGDCDDDSSLEDNESSTGSSVHCKRKITVYRNGQLVIENLGDVLHSEILQCQDGDLEPCSTVEVELADYKDMASSPDPNPVPPPVPPPPGEHKPAPPPRRRRRKPKRTVFIDSTRVISSCKGTHSDVALFFVHGVGGSLDIWSSQLEFFSRLGYEVIAPDLAGHGASTAPQIAAAYTFYALAEDLRAIFKRYARKRNILVGHSYGVSFCTFLAHEYPDLVHKVVMINGGGPTALEPSLCSIFQLPSCVLHCLSPCLAWSFLKAGFARQGAKEKQLLKQGNAFNVSPFVLRAMMSGQYWPEGDEVYHAELTVPILLVHGMCDKFVPMDEDQRMAEILLFAFLKVIEEGSHMVMMECPDTVNTLLHEFFLWEPDMSRKDSCKTDTEMTAAVSDTLHTVKINNHLEK; encoded by the exons ATGCCGTTTCTGCAGGGAAGCACAATGCTGACCAGCATCACTGAGGGGATATTGTGCTGCCTGACTGGGAAGGCTGCTGACCTGGTATTGCCCCTGGGGTCATCAGAACCCTCTGATGGATTTGAGTTTGTTGAGGTGAAACCTGGGAGAGTCCTTCGTGTACGGCACATAGTCCCTGAGCGCCAGCCTTTGGTGAAGGAAAGTCAAGCTTCAGATAAAGGGAAGCCAAATGGTGACTGTGATGATGACAGCTCTCTGGAGGATAATGAGAGCAGCACCGGGAGCAGTGTCCATTGCAAGAGGAAGATCACAGTCTATCGCAACGGCCAGCTGGTGATCGAGAATCTTGGTGATGTTTTGCACTCTGAGATCCTGCAGTGTCAGGATGGGGATCTGGAGCCCTGTAGTACTGTGGAAGTAGAGCTGGCCGACTACAAAGACATGGCTTCTTCTCCAGATCCCAATCCTGttcctcctccagttcctcctcctcctggagaACATAAACCTGCTCCACCTCCTCGCCGCCGCCGTCGCAAGCCTAAGCGCACAGTATTTATTGACTCAACAAGGGTGATCTCGAGTTGCAAAGGTACACACTCAGATGTAGCGCTGTTCTTCGTGCATGGAGTGGGAGGCTCTCTGGACATTTGGAGCAGCCAACTGGAATTCTTCTCTCGGTTGGGCTACGAGGTCATTGCACCGGATCTGGCGGGGCATGGAGCCAGTACTGCCCCACAGATTGCAGCAGCTTATACTTTTTACGCCCTGGCAGAGGACCTACGAGCTATTTTTAAGAGATACGCTCGTAAACGCAACATTCTTGTTGGCCATTCATATGG AGTGTCATTTTGCACCTTCCTGGCCCATGAATATCCTGATTTGGTCCATAAAGTGGTAATGATCAACGGAGGTGGTCCCACAGCTCTGGAGCCCAGTCTCTGCTCTATTTTCCAGCTGCCATCCTGTGTCCTTCACTGTCTGTCACCCTGTCTGGCCTGGAGTTTTCTTAA AGCCGGATTTGCACGCCAGGGTgccaaagaaaagcagctgttAAAGCAGGGCAATGCCTTCAATGTGTCTCCTTTTGTCCTGCGAGCCATGATGAGTGGCCAGTACTGGCCTGAGGGTGATGAGGTCTATCATGCTGAGCTCACTGTGCCCATTCTTCTTGTTCATGGCATGTGCGACAAGTTTGTACCCATGGATGAGGACCAACGCATGGCAGAG ATActgctgtttgcatttttaaaagtcattgAGGAAGGAAGTCACATGGTCATGATGGAGTGTCCTGACACGGTCAACACCCTCCTACATGAGTTCTTCCTATGGGAGCCTgacatgtccagaaaagacagctGCAAGACAGATACAGAGatgacagctgctgtcagtgacaCTCTCCACACAGTGAAAATCAATAATCATTTGGAGAAATAA
- the LOC115057890 gene encoding DET1- and DDB1-associated protein 1-like isoform X2, translated as MEKGDFLKGLPVYNKNNFSRFHADSNRRPSVYLPTREYPSEQIIVTEKTNILLRYLHQQWDKKNAAKKREQEHAEGENTAPPRKIARTDSRELNEDS; from the exons ATGGAGAAG GGAGATTTCCTGAAGGGGCTGCCAGtctacaacaaaaacaacttcagcAGATTCCATGCAGACTCT AACCGCCGACCATCTGTCTATCTTCCAACCCGAGAATATCCATCAGAGCAGA tCATAGTCACGGAGAAGACAAACATCTTGTTGCGATATCTTCATCAACAGTGGGACAAAAAG AATGCAGCAAAAAAGCGGGAGCAGGAGCATGCAGAGGGGGAGAACACAGCACCTCCAAGGAAAATTGCcagaacagacagcagagagctgAATGAGGATTCATAG